AGGCGCCGCGACTATCTCTCTTCCCTGCTCGCCGAGCTGGTGTGCACGGTCTACTGGCCGATTCCGCTCGTCTGGGCCGCCCGGGCTGCCATGCACGTCGAGCAGGAGCAGGCGAGTGACGACCTCGTGCTCGCCGCCGGTACGCCCCCGCTGGAGTATGCCGATCAGCTCCTCGCCGTCGCGAGGTCGTTGCGGCCTAGGGATGCCGCCCTCGCCGGTGTGCTCGAGATGGCGCGACCGGCCGGGCTCAGGTACCGGGTGAAGACGATCCTGGACACACGAACCCGTCGGGTGCCCCTGGTCTCCCTGCAGGGCCTTGCGACCCTCTCCGCTCTGTTGCTCTGCGCCGCTCCGCTGGCCGCCCTGCGACCCGCGGAGGACGGTGGTGTGAGCCTGGAGCCGGCCACCGCGCTGGAGACGGACGCCGTCGCTGCCGAGACTCCCACACAGGAGCTCTCGGTTTCCGCTCCGGCTGAGCCGGTCTACTTGTGGATCGAGGCGGAGCATGGAGTTCTGCTCGGAGGTCTCGCGACGGCAGAGGATCTCGAGGCATCCGCGGGACAGTTCGTCGAGCAGGCGCGGGAGCGCGGTGGCGGGGAGGTGCGTCTCTCGCTTCACCTGCCGCGTGCGGGCGACTACCGGCTGTGGATCCGGACCGCGTTGGCGGAAGAGGACTCGCCGCCTCGGCTGTCGCTCGACGGAGCGACGCGGCTCGCGCTGGACGGCGCCGAAGTCATCGACGCGTCTGGCTGGCGGTGGTCGCGGGCGGAGATGGCGGAAGATGGGCCCGTGCGGTTGGGAGCGGGCGTGCACACGCTCTCGATCCAGAGCGAGGCTCCCGGAGGTCGGATCGACCGCGTCCTTGTCACCACCGACGCGAGTTACCTCCCCTCCGGCACCGGAGCGGCGCCGCGCGATTTCGCCCCGATCTATCGCTGGGTAGAGATGGTTCCGGGTCCCCTGTCGGAGCCTCTCGAGCTGGAAGTGGAGGTCCCCGCCGCCGGGCAGTACGTCGTGTGGGGTCGAGTGAGGGGTGCGAGCGTCGATGCCAACTCGTTCTTCCTCTCCGTCGACGACGGCCCGGAGGTGATCTGGGACGCACCCCGACAGGTTCTCGACGAGGAGGAGGGGCGCTGGGTCTGGGATCCGGCCAGCGCACGGGACATGAACGGGCGCGAGGTGGACCCGCTCCTCTTCGACCTCGACGCGGGCAAGCATTCGATCCGCCTGACACCCAGGGAGCCGTCTACCGGGATCGGCGGATTGTTGGTCACCAACGACCTGGCGTTCCGTCCACAGGGTCGACCGCCGGGATCTCCGCCGGTCGACATCTGGCTGGAGCCCGAGAGTGCGAGCCCCGGAGACGCGCTGCGTGTTCAAGCCGCGGACGGAAGGCGCGAAGGATACCTGGAGGCGGTGCGCGATGGCCCCGACCGTAGCGAGCCGGACGGGCAGGTGCCCGCCACGCTCGTCTTCACGCTCCCCAGTCCGGGCATCTACACCCTCTGGGCTCGCACCGTGGCGCGATCGCAAAGCGAGGACTCCTTCTGGATCCGGGTGAACGGCGGCCGATGGATGCGCTGGAACGGCATTCCTACCAGTTCCGAGTGGCGCTGGTCGGCCGTGCACGATGGCGACGAGGGAGAGGCTCCAATCCAGCTCGCCCTGCCGGCTGGGGAGAACCGGATCGAGATCGCGCGGAGGGAAGGGGGCGCCCGGATCGAGCGCCTGCTGGTCACTAACGACGAGCACGCGAGCCCGGTCGCCCGACTGGCCGAGTGAGCCCGCCGACGGAACGTCGTCCGGCCGCCCCGGTACAACGCCGTTACCGAACAACGTGAAGCAGGACCCTCTCTCCGGGCTCAGTCCTCCCGGAGCAGGGGGCGTGTTTTCTCCTTTTTTTGCTGAGTGCCCGTAGTTGTGAAGCACCTGATTTCCCGCTCCAGAGAGCTGATTGCCACACCCCGTAGGCGCGTGGCGATTCTGCTGGGCATCCTTGTCTCCGCAGCGGTTCTGCTGGCGGGCCTACGGATCGTGGCGCAGAGCCCCCCGGAGGCACCGTACTCCGCTGTGGCGTCGGCGCTGACCGCCGGCACCGTCGAAGAGGTGGTGGTGGGCGAAAGCGGATCGCGGCTCAGGGTCACTCTCTCCGAGCCCCTCGTGGTGGGCGAGCGAGAGGCAAGCGTGATCGACGTGCTGGTACCGGGTCGCGCGGTGACGCTGGAGGACATGGAGCGGTGGGCGGCTGCGGGTGCCCAGGTGCTGGTGCGTGGCGAATCGGTCGGAAGTCGGGTGGGGCGAGGCGTGGGGCTGGCGCTGATCATCGGTCTGGGTGTGTTTCTGCTGTTGAGAGTGCAGCGGGGGGCGTTGGCTTCGCGCCGCTTCCGGACCGCGCCTGAGGATCGGAGACTTACGCTGGCGCAGGTGGGAGGAGCGCGCGAGGCGCGAGCCGACCTGGCTGACGTCATTGCGTACCTCTCCGATCCGGCTCGCTTCCAGGCCATGGGTGCGCGCTGCCCGAAGGGTGTGCTCCTCGTCGGCCCGCCCGGCACGGGGAAGACCCTGCTGGCGCGCGCGGTGGCGGGGGAGTCGGGTCGGCCAGTGATCATCGCCTCCGGCTCGGAGTTCACCGAGATGTACGTCGGGGTGGGAGCGCGCCGGGTGCGTGATCTCATCAAGCAGGCGCGGGCCAAGGCGCCGTGCATCGTCTTCATCGACGAGTTCGATTCGCTGGGTGGCCGCCGCGGCCGTCCGAATCGAAGCGGGGAGGAGGAGAACACGCTGAACCAGCTCCTCGTGGAGATGGATGGCCTGAGCGGGAACGAGGGGATCGTCTGGATGGCGGCGACCAACCGCGAGGACATGCTCGATCCCGCCGTGCGGCGGCCGGGCCGCTTCGACCGGGTGGTCGAGGTGGGGCTACCGGTTGCGTCGGACCGACTGGAGATCCTGCGGATCCATGCCGCCCGTCGCCCGATGGCGAAAGACGTGGATCTCGAGCGGCTGGCTGCCCTCACCGTGGGGTATTCCGGGGCGGATCTGGAGAATCTCCTGAACGAAGCGGCCATCATCGCCGTGCAGAGGGGGAACACGGAGATCACCGCCGAGGATGTGGAGCAGGCGCGTGACAAGATCGCGCTCGGGCGGATCCGGGCGGGCGTGGAGGTGAGCGACGAGGAGCGCCGGCTGGTTGCGCTGCACGAGGCGGGGCACGTGGTCACTGGTGTGATCGCCTGCCCGCAGGACCGGCTGCACAAGGTGACGATCGAGGCACGGGGCCGCTCGCTTGGCGCGGCGCACTTCGCTCCGGACACCGACCGCCACCTCTACTCCCGCAGCTACCTGGAGGGTATCCTGGTGAAGGCGCTGGGTGGCCGTGCGGCGGAGAAGGTTTTCTTGGGAGAGGATGCCGTGACCTCCGGGGCCGGCGCCGACCTGGTGCACGCTACCCGGGTCGCGCGACAGATGGTCGCCGAGTTCGGGATGAGCGAAGAGGTGGGCCTGCTCAGTGCGTCGCCTGCGGCCTTCGATGGCGCCCCGAGCGGCGACCTCCAGGCCCGCATCGATGCGGCGGTCCGTTCGCTGCTGAGCCGGCAGATGGACCGAGCGGAAGCGATCGTGCGTGAGCACCGCCAGGCAGTGGACGCCCTGGCCCGGGCGCTGGTGCGTCGTCTCGTGCTGGAGGCGTGGGAGGCTTATTCGATCCTGGCCCTGCACGGGGTAGAGATTCCGGGCACGGTCCTGAAAGCGGCCTCCAAGGAGGGTCGGGCGGCGGCCTGAGTCCCCCTTCAGCCTGTCCCATCTTGCGGAAGAAGGAACGGGCATCGTGGCGACGGCGGAGCTGACGCAGCGCGCGCTACTGGAGGATTGTGCGCGCGAGCTGGAAAAGATCAGCGAGGAGGCGCGCCGTTTGGCCGGGTCGCTGAGCGAGGAGCAGCTGCGCTGGGTTCCGCCCGACGGTGGGTGGAGCGTGGCCCAGATCTTCGATCATCTGGCCAGGGCCAACGGCTCGTACCTGCCGGGGATCCGCGCAGCGATCGCCCGCCAACGCGGCGATAACACCGCCCGCTCCGGCGCGCCGTGGAAGCCTACCCTATTCGGGCGGATGCTGGTCCGCTCGCTCGATCCATCCTCCACCCGGGCACTTCCGGCGCCGCGCATCTGGCGCCCCTCCACCGAGGCCTCTCCGCGCGCCCTGGAGGCCTTCCTCGAGAGCCAGACCGCCATTGCCGAGCTGGTACGCGACGCCGAGGCTATCGACCTCAATCGTGCTCGCCTTTCCTCCCCGGCCAGCCGGTTCATCCGCCTCAACGTCGGTGACGCTTTCCGCGTCTTTGTCGTGCACGACTGGCGACACCTGGGACAGGTCCGGCGCGTGATGACGCGCGCGGGGTTTCCGGCTACTGGCTAGTGCGGCTCAGTCGGGCAGCTCAATAGTAGAGTCCATATCCCACCGAGATATTCGGCCCCGGCCGGGGGCGAACCCACCAGCCGCATCAAGGTGGCTTACCGGTGCACCTCGTCCTTGCAATCGTCTTCGAACCCGCTATTCAGCGCACGAAACGAAAATTTAGACGATACGGAATCTTTCGCGGCTACATTGTTCGACGGCGCCGTGAACGGCAGGGCTTGTGTGCTCGAGATAGGAGGGGGTAGGGGACGGAGGCACGCCTGGCGGGGGTGTTGAGGCGAGCACGGATCCTGCGCGGAAGGTCTTACCCCATGCTCGACATTCACCGGAGAGATCTCACCACCGATGGACTTGACCCGTACCGCGCAGATGCACAATCTCAGAGACTTTCGCCCCGACGTCCGACTCGCGATCGAGCAACTCCACCGAGCCGGTTTCGATGGCGAGGCTTACGTGCTCGCGTCGGCGCTGGAGGGGGCCTACAGCTCCGCGCTGGAGATGGTGCAGGCGATCGCGGGTGCCGTCCGACGAGTGGAGCGGACTCTGGGGGCCGACGCCCCGCGAGAGGTCCGTGCTTCCTTCCGGCGAGCGCTGGAGGAGGTGGCGCGGGTCGTTGTCGTCCTGGGTGCGAGCCAGCGCGACCCTGGTGACGCGGGGACGCTTGCCCCTCCCGACGCATCGCCGTGCTCATCCAGCTGATTCTGGTCGACAACGATTCGGGTCGGACGGCAGCCCGCATGGGGCGCGGCCCTGAACAGATCCTGGGGGGTGGCGCGGCCGAGCGACTTCGCTCGGTCGGGCACCAGGTGGAGACGATCCGCGTCGAGTCGCGCGATGCGTTTCCGCTCGAGATCGCCACCGGATTCGAGCTGGCGCGGAGCCTGGCCCGACAGGTCCGGATGGCGACGCGCCAGCGAAGGTTCCCGATCGTGCTGGCCGGCAACTGCCTGGCGTCGCTCGGGGTTGTCGCGGGATATCCTCCCGGGCGCACCGGGCTGGTCTGGCTGGACGCGCACGCGGACCTGCAAACCCCTGAAACGACCGCGAGCGGCTTTCTGGACGGGATGGCGCTCGCCACGATCCTGGGCCTTTGCTGGACGCGCCTCGCGACCTCCCTTCAGGGATTTCGGCCAGTGTCCGCCCCGGACGTGCTCCTGCTCGGTGCTCGCGACCTCGAGGAGGCGGAACTGCGCAGAATCGAGGATCTGGGGATCTACTGGCGGGATGCGCGCGGCTTGCGCGGCGACTATGCCGGCGTCAGGGCGGCCCTGGAGGAGCTCGGCAGCAGGGTCGATCACGTGCACCTGCACGTCGACCTGGACGTGCTCGATCCGGAGGCCGTCGCTCCGGCGAACGCCTTCGCCGCGCCTGACGGTCTGCGGCTGGAGGAAGTGATCGGCTTGGTCGGGGACGTCCACGCCCTCGGGCTGGGTTCTGTGACCCTGTCGTCCTACGATCCCGCCGCCGATCCTGAGGGTCGCATCGTGGACGCAGCGATTTCGATTCTGGAAGCCATCTGCCGGTGAACGCTCGCCGGCTCTTCGCACCGCTAACCACAAAGCGAACGGTCCATGGCCATGCCCTTCGCGCTGACCCCTCCCGAAGCGGGCGAGTTCGCGCCATCCTTCGGCCGCTACATCGACATGGTTCGCGGCTCCGACCTGCGCGAGGTCCTGGCCTCGCAGCCCGACGCCCTGCGAGCGACGGGGGCCGGCCTGTCGGAAGGCGAAGCCCTCCGTCGCTACGCGGAGGGGAAGTGGAGCGTGAAAGAAGTAGTCGGTCACCTCAACGACACCGAGCGCGTCTTCTCCTACCGCGCCTTGCGCATCGCCCGGGGCGACGCCACTCCGCTGCCCGCCTTCGATGAGAACGCCTACGTGGAAATGGCCGGGTTCGACCGCCGCCCGCTGGGTGACCTCATCGACGAGTTTGAGACGGTACGCCGGCAGACGCTGTCGCTCCTCGCCGGGCTCGACGAGGAGGGCTGGCGCCGCATCGGGGTCGCGAGCGGAAAGCCCATCAGCACCCGCGCGCTCTTCTACATCACCGCCGGGCACGCTCGCCATCACCTGCGCCTGCTCGAAAGCCGCTACGGGCTGCGAATTCCCGACAGCGAACGCGGAGTCACGGCGGATCCGCCCTACGAGACGGCCGGATAACGTAACCCGGATCAGGCCGGATGGCGTAGCGCAGTGCCGCGGCGGGAGTGGGAGTGCACCTCAGCCTTTGAGCACCCCCAGGGGCTTCAGGCGCGCGACTTTGCGGGCAATTCCGGCGCGGTGCACCACCTCTACCACCTCGGCTACGTCCTTGTAGGCCTCCGGTATCTCCTCGGCCACCGTGGCGAAGGAGGCGGCGCGCACTTCGACGCCGCGTTGGCGGAACTCGTCGCGCAGGTTGCGACCCCTCACGGCTTTCTTCGCCTGGTTACGGCTCATGCGGCGGCCGGCCCCGTGGCAGGTGGAGCCGAAGGTCTCTCGATAGCCCGTCTCGGTTCCCACCAGCACAAAGGAGTAGCGCGCCATATCGCCGGGGATCAGGACCGGCTGCCCCAGCTTGCGGTACGCCTCCGGGACCTCGAGGTGGCCCGGCGGGAAAGCCCGGGTGGCCCCCTTACGGTGCACGCAGAGGCGGCGAGCCTGCCCGTCTACCTCGTGCGTCTCCCACTTGGCGATGTTGTGCGCCACGTCGTAGACCAGCGAGATCCCCAGCTCCTCCCACGGTCGCTCGAAGACGCGCGCGAAGGCCTCGCGGACGCGGTACGCCATCATCTGGCGGTTGCCGAAGGCGAAATTGGCGGCGGCGTTCATCGCCCCCAGGTAGCGCTGCGCCTCCGGGGAGTCCAGCGGCGCGCAGGCGAGCTGCCGGTCGGGAAGCTCGATCCCGTAGCGTACCGCCGCCTGCATCATCGTGTGGAGGAAGTCGTCGCAGACCTGGTAGCCGAGTCCTCGGGAGCCGGAATGGATCAGAACCGTGACTGTGCCGGGCTGCAGGCGGAGGCGCTCGGCGGCCGCCGCATCGTAGACCTCGTCCACGCACCCCACCTCGATGAAGTGGTTGCCCGATCCCACTGTCCCGAGTTGGTCGCGCCCCCGTTCCAGCGCGCGGGGGCTCACCTGCTCGGGATCGGCGCCAGGAAGCGCACCGCCCCCTTCGATGTGGGCCAGGTCGTCCGTTGTGCCGAAGCCCCGCCTGACGGCCCAGCCGGCCCCCTCCACCAGTACCGCCCGCACCTCCGCGTCGCTCAGCTCGAATCCGCGGTAGTGGCTGCCCACGCCGGCCGGAACGTCGCGCATGATCTGGTTCATGAGCGCCTCTAGCCGGGGTCGCACCTCCTGCTCCGTGAGATCCGAGCGCAGCAAACGCACGCCGCAGTTGATGTCGTAGCCGACGCCGCCCGGGCTCACCACACCGCCCTGCTCCGGGTCGAAAGCCGCCACCCCGCCGATGGCGAAGCCGTACCCCCAGTGGATGTCCGGCATGGCGAGCGAGCGCCCCACGATGCCCGGCAGGCAGGCGACGTTGGCGACCTGCTGCACCGCCGGGTCGCGGCGGATGTCTTCGATGAGCACCCGATCGGCGTAGATCAACCCCTCCACCCGCATCTTCCCCTGCCGGGGGATCACCCACCGATACTCGTCGAGCTGCCGCAGGTCAGGCACCTCCGTGCCACGGGTGTGGACTTCCGCCGTCGGATCGCGAACCACGCTCATGCTTACCTCCCTCTGCTCAGCCTACCCGCCCCTGTCTTCCTCCGCTCGGAGTCGCGGTGGCACGATCAGCACCGAGCACTCCGCACGGCGCACCAGCCGGGTGGAGACGCTGCCGATCAGCAGGCGCCCGAGGAATCCGCGGCCATGCCGGCCGGCGGTGATGAGCTCCACCTCGAGTCGCTGGGCCAAGCGCAGCAACTCGGGGGCCGGCTCTCCCTGCAGGGCGTGCGTCCAGATGGTTGCCCTGCCCGTGGCCGCGAGCTCCCGCCGACGCTCCTCCAGACTCGCCCGTACACTCTCCAGGGTGCGGTCCAGCCAGTCGCCCGTCATCAGCCCGGCATCCGTGGGAGGCATCCGCAGGACGTGCGCGAGGTGCAGCTCCCCGCCGGGCTCCAGCAGGTCGAGCGCCCAGATTCCTGCCTCACGGCTGAGCTCGCTGAAGTCCTCCGCAACCAGCGCCCGCTTCGGAAGGTTCCGTGCCTCGGGGTGCGCGGCGAGTACCGGGGCATGAGCGAGCTGCATCACCCGCAGCGCCGTCTCTCCGCCGGACCAGCGCTCGGCGCGACCATGTTGGCCCAACCCCAGCAGGATCAGTGCGGCGCCGTGCTCGCGCGCCGTGTCCGCGATCACCTCGGCGGGGGAGCCTACCTCCACCTTCACCCTCCAGCTCCGCGCCTTGCTCCCTAGTTCGGCAAGTTGAGCCTCCACGGCCTCCCGGAGCCGCTGCATGCCGAGCCGCTCGAGCTCGAGCTGGATTTCGGCCATCCTCTCTGGAGCCGCAACGTCGTAGAGCAGTAGCGGTTCCTGCACCGCGAGCACGAGCGGAGACCGCATGCCTCTTCTAACCAAGCCGAGCGCCAGGTGCAGCGCTCCCCTCGCCTCGTCGGTGCCGTCCGTCGCCACCAGCAGATGTCTGTCCATGGCCGTCCTCCCGAGTGCACGCCACTACCGACCGATTCTGCTTCAACTTGCACATCGCTTGCGGTAGAGCCATCGGGGAGATCCGGACTCCCCTGTCGGGGAGAGCCGCCTGAACTCCGCGGCTCGTCGGGCGCCACTCTACCCCGATTTCCATCTGCAACACCCGGGCTGAGAGGAGGCCTGTAAGCGATCGAAGATCTCCCCACATGAAGTGCCGGCCCTCCCCGACTGAAGTCGTTCTGTGCACACGGCAACTTGGGCTGTCGGGGGCAATGGCGCCCCCGGTATAGAGCACCTTTTCCAGGAGGTCAAAATGGCACTGGTGAAACGCAACGATTTCCCGCTACGTGGGCCTTTTCAGGAGTTGGCGGACCTGCGGCGGCGCATGTTCCAACTCTTCGAGGAGCCTTTTGCGCTACCGACGTTCCGCGAGCAGGTGGGCTGGATGCCCGACGTGGACATCGTTGAGACCGACGGGGAAATCGTGGTCAAGGCGGAGCTGCCGGGCATGAACAAGGAGGACGTGGATGTCGAGATCGACGGAAATGTCCTCACCCTCAAAGGGGAGAAACGGGAAGAGAAGGAGGAGAAGGAGAAAGAGCGGTACCTCTACGAGTGCAACTACGGCGCTTTCCAGCGCTCCTTCACGCTGCCTACGGAGGTGAACGCCGACGCCGTGAAAGCCGAGTTCAAGAACGGAGTGTTGAAGATCACGCTCCCCAAGACCGGCGAGCCGCGCGGTAAGAAGATCAACATCGCCGGCTGATCTCGGCGCCGGCGATTCGATCCGTACCCGGTCGTTGCCGGGACGAAAGCGATCGCTGAGGCGATCGCGCGCCGTCACGAGGAGCTCCGGGCCATCACCCGGCGAGAGGGGATCCTCTGGCGGACACTCGAGCCCCGGCGTCCTGCCGGCTGATCCGGCGGACGGGGGCGGTTGGACGGAAACCCGGGCGTTTCACCGTTGAGCGGGTGGAGCGCCCTTTGCTCGTCCGCCCTTTGCAGGGCGAGGGTAGTAGAAGTTTGACGGCCCTGAATCGATACTGGCCGGCGCGGATTTCGCTTGATAAGGTTTGCTGCGAAGCGTAGGAAAGTGTGCGCGGTACCCACGATCAGGAGGTTGTCATGAGGACGGATTCCGGGACCTGCTCCCGGGAGCCGGAGGACCCGGTCCTTGACCGGATTGAGCCAGTGCCTGTGCCGCTCCGGCAGCAGGACGTCGAGCCTGTAGATCTTCCGCAGTCCTTCTGGAGCTCGCTCCCCAACGGGCTCACTCGCTTTCGCCTGGCAAGCGTTCCTTTCCTCTGGGTCCTCG
This genomic interval from Longimicrobiaceae bacterium contains the following:
- a CDS encoding M56 family metallopeptidase, translating into MEWAGTLLTGAAIYLLVVMLKATAILAVAWLLAASAPKSSAAVRHGIWATALVLVGLLPLATSSLPPLAVHLPAFVREGAQGSTPQPASVATSGATATADVAVSTSESGSSVLPSSDGAAASDPSPLNRWPLLLLVLWVAGTAARAAWLGVQLRRVRRMVAEASPVTQLSPPARAARRAAATLGVGGSFSLRESARVPTPVTCGLFRPVILIPERSRTWPEERLRVVLLHELAHVRRRDYLSSLLAELVCTVYWPIPLVWAARAAMHVEQEQASDDLVLAAGTPPLEYADQLLAVARSLRPRDAALAGVLEMARPAGLRYRVKTILDTRTRRVPLVSLQGLATLSALLLCAAPLAALRPAEDGGVSLEPATALETDAVAAETPTQELSVSAPAEPVYLWIEAEHGVLLGGLATAEDLEASAGQFVEQARERGGGEVRLSLHLPRAGDYRLWIRTALAEEDSPPRLSLDGATRLALDGAEVIDASGWRWSRAEMAEDGPVRLGAGVHTLSIQSEAPGGRIDRVLVTTDASYLPSGTGAAPRDFAPIYRWVEMVPGPLSEPLELEVEVPAAGQYVVWGRVRGASVDANSFFLSVDDGPEVIWDAPRQVLDEEEGRWVWDPASARDMNGREVDPLLFDLDAGKHSIRLTPREPSTGIGGLLVTNDLAFRPQGRPPGSPPVDIWLEPESASPGDALRVQAADGRREGYLEAVRDGPDRSEPDGQVPATLVFTLPSPGIYTLWARTVARSQSEDSFWIRVNGGRWMRWNGIPTSSEWRWSAVHDGDEGEAPIQLALPAGENRIEIARREGGARIERLLVTNDEHASPVARLAE
- a CDS encoding AAA family ATPase, translated to MAILLGILVSAAVLLAGLRIVAQSPPEAPYSAVASALTAGTVEEVVVGESGSRLRVTLSEPLVVGEREASVIDVLVPGRAVTLEDMERWAAAGAQVLVRGESVGSRVGRGVGLALIIGLGVFLLLRVQRGALASRRFRTAPEDRRLTLAQVGGAREARADLADVIAYLSDPARFQAMGARCPKGVLLVGPPGTGKTLLARAVAGESGRPVIIASGSEFTEMYVGVGARRVRDLIKQARAKAPCIVFIDEFDSLGGRRGRPNRSGEEENTLNQLLVEMDGLSGNEGIVWMAATNREDMLDPAVRRPGRFDRVVEVGLPVASDRLEILRIHAARRPMAKDVDLERLAALTVGYSGADLENLLNEAAIIAVQRGNTEITAEDVEQARDKIALGRIRAGVEVSDEERRLVALHEAGHVVTGVIACPQDRLHKVTIEARGRSLGAAHFAPDTDRHLYSRSYLEGILVKALGGRAAEKVFLGEDAVTSGAGADLVHATRVARQMVAEFGMSEEVGLLSASPAAFDGAPSGDLQARIDAAVRSLLSRQMDRAEAIVREHRQAVDALARALVRRLVLEAWEAYSILALHGVEIPGTVLKAASKEGRAAA
- a CDS encoding DinB family protein, whose protein sequence is MATAELTQRALLEDCARELEKISEEARRLAGSLSEEQLRWVPPDGGWSVAQIFDHLARANGSYLPGIRAAIARQRGDNTARSGAPWKPTLFGRMLVRSLDPSSTRALPAPRIWRPSTEASPRALEAFLESQTAIAELVRDAEAIDLNRARLSSPASRFIRLNVGDAFRVFVVHDWRHLGQVRRVMTRAGFPATG
- a CDS encoding arginase family protein; translated protein: MLIQLILVDNDSGRTAARMGRGPEQILGGGAAERLRSVGHQVETIRVESRDAFPLEIATGFELARSLARQVRMATRQRRFPIVLAGNCLASLGVVAGYPPGRTGLVWLDAHADLQTPETTASGFLDGMALATILGLCWTRLATSLQGFRPVSAPDVLLLGARDLEEAELRRIEDLGIYWRDARGLRGDYAGVRAALEELGSRVDHVHLHVDLDVLDPEAVAPANAFAAPDGLRLEEVIGLVGDVHALGLGSVTLSSYDPAADPEGRIVDAAISILEAICR
- a CDS encoding DinB family protein, with protein sequence MAMPFALTPPEAGEFAPSFGRYIDMVRGSDLREVLASQPDALRATGAGLSEGEALRRYAEGKWSVKEVVGHLNDTERVFSYRALRIARGDATPLPAFDENAYVEMAGFDRRPLGDLIDEFETVRRQTLSLLAGLDEEGWRRIGVASGKPISTRALFYITAGHARHHLRLLESRYGLRIPDSERGVTADPPYETAG
- a CDS encoding RtcB family protein; the encoded protein is MSVVRDPTAEVHTRGTEVPDLRQLDEYRWVIPRQGKMRVEGLIYADRVLIEDIRRDPAVQQVANVACLPGIVGRSLAMPDIHWGYGFAIGGVAAFDPEQGGVVSPGGVGYDINCGVRLLRSDLTEQEVRPRLEALMNQIMRDVPAGVGSHYRGFELSDAEVRAVLVEGAGWAVRRGFGTTDDLAHIEGGGALPGADPEQVSPRALERGRDQLGTVGSGNHFIEVGCVDEVYDAAAAERLRLQPGTVTVLIHSGSRGLGYQVCDDFLHTMMQAAVRYGIELPDRQLACAPLDSPEAQRYLGAMNAAANFAFGNRQMMAYRVREAFARVFERPWEELGISLVYDVAHNIAKWETHEVDGQARRLCVHRKGATRAFPPGHLEVPEAYRKLGQPVLIPGDMARYSFVLVGTETGYRETFGSTCHGAGRRMSRNQAKKAVRGRNLRDEFRQRGVEVRAASFATVAEEIPEAYKDVAEVVEVVHRAGIARKVARLKPLGVLKG
- a CDS encoding universal stress protein; its protein translation is MDRHLLVATDGTDEARGALHLALGLVRRGMRSPLVLAVQEPLLLYDVAAPERMAEIQLELERLGMQRLREAVEAQLAELGSKARSWRVKVEVGSPAEVIADTAREHGAALILLGLGQHGRAERWSGGETALRVMQLAHAPVLAAHPEARNLPKRALVAEDFSELSREAGIWALDLLEPGGELHLAHVLRMPPTDAGLMTGDWLDRTLESVRASLEERRRELAATGRATIWTHALQGEPAPELLRLAQRLEVELITAGRHGRGFLGRLLIGSVSTRLVRRAECSVLIVPPRLRAEEDRGG
- a CDS encoding Hsp20/alpha crystallin family protein, with amino-acid sequence MALVKRNDFPLRGPFQELADLRRRMFQLFEEPFALPTFREQVGWMPDVDIVETDGEIVVKAELPGMNKEDVDVEIDGNVLTLKGEKREEKEEKEKERYLYECNYGAFQRSFTLPTEVNADAVKAEFKNGVLKITLPKTGEPRGKKINIAG